From the genome of Astyanax mexicanus isolate ESR-SI-001 chromosome 3, AstMex3_surface, whole genome shotgun sequence:
CCCAGAAGGGTAGTGTTTGGATTACAGGGGCAGCCATcttacttaaagctcaccttccgtcgttttttctttcattttaaaatgtctagttgtggtctctagtatgaatgaatgacatgtgagccgtttttgtaaaaaaaaagtgctcaggtgtctctgtatagctcttttttaatggactgttttaggggtgtgtccaaaatgaccggattccagctttgctcatgaatattcatacatgcaaacagcatgcaaatatctctcctctgattagctaggagcactgcgacgcccctccaccgctctgccgctcactgcctcccacctcctaactgatgagcggtgatgttgcgtcgcttcagctccgcctctgggagtttctcgagccaaggtgggctggtctgtgagtttctgcctacataggcagaaagataattcaaaattcacccgtttttcggaggggggaggggggatttctttgcttagctcctgcagacaatgggggctgcaaaaaagtttaatgtgcaggtgtacacattcaactcggagagacctactgtattccacaaaaaacaagaaaaatcggattttcgcggaaggtgagctttaaaacttataattattctatttttcttacagggaagaaacaaaaaaaattaaatcaagctCCAAAACAGCGTACTGTACTTTTTATACACTTCACCAGACACTGATATGTCTATAAAATTAAACACAAGAATAGTGCACATAGTTCCTCTGTGTAATACAGGCAGAAGAAAAGGCAGTAACGTGGTCACATGTGCTTTGTTTTGTGACCGACAACAAACACAATCAAAACtgtacaaaacaaaaagaaaatgaaaggtaaTTATTTACAAAGACAACACATATGCAGCCCACAATATAGAGGTATGTACCTAAACTGCAGTACCTCGCCACACTTTCTCCTACTCATATTTTGCTGTTGCTGAACACAGATAAGGACTCTGGAGAAGGGGAAACCTCAACTacttctcttctcctcctcctcctgtcctACTTCTCCTACTCCAGAAGAGGGTGGGGGAATGGAGGAGagtggaggagcaggaggaatgGTGCAAAGGAGCAGTAATTGGGAAAATGGAACAGCTGATCTATTTTAATGGGACGTTGACTACTGATCAACTaggccaatcacaacgctcactttcagcacccATCCTTTTAATTGTGGCTGTTTGAAATTCTTCTCATTGCACAGAAAACACTACATTTCTGAATTATAAATTTGAgattattttaatttgaattaaaagccttgtttgtttctttttatttatttattagctcTTTTGTTTATTATGAGTGAGTTTTTtaagttatattatttttaaacaaacacaataaaaataattaacataataaaatgtaaaaatatatatgccCACTGATGTCACTGTGCCACTTCTCACTTCCTCCTCCGTTTTTGCCTCGTGATTTTGATTACAGCATTCTCTGCTTTAtatcactatctgatctgattgtTTCAACCTGTCTTACTGCTGCCCCActccttcccctcccttactactgcaTGCTCCTTCccccctcccttactactgccCCTCTCCCTACCCCTACCTTACTACTGCCCCTCTCCTTCCCCCCTCCCTTACAACTTACTACTGCCCCtctccttcccctcccttactactgcccctctccttcccctcccttactactgctcctCTCCTTGTCCTCCCTTACTGCTGCCCCtctccttcccctcccttactGCTGCCCCTGTCCTTGCCCTCCCTTACTGCTGCCCCtctccttcccctcccttactGCTGCCCCtctccttcccctcccttactGCTGCCCCTGTCCTTCCCCTCCCTTACTGCTGCCCCtctccttcccctcccttactGCTGCCCCTGTCCTTACCCTCCCTTACTGCTGCCCCtctccttcccctcccttactGTTGcccctctccttctcctccctTATTACTGcccctctccttctcctcccttactactgcccctctccttcccctcccttactGCTGCCCCTCTCCTCCCCCCCCTTACTGCTGCCCCTCTCCTTCTCCCCCCCTAATATTGCTCTTCTCCTacccctcccttactactgctcctccccctcccctcccttactactgctcctccccctcccctcccttactactgctcctCCCCTCTCTTACTACTGCtcttctccttcccctcccttactactgctcctcccctccccctcccttactactgctcctctcctacccctcccttactactgctcctccccctcccctcccttactactgctcctCCCCCTCCCCTCCCTTATTACTGctcccttactactgctcttctccttcccctcccttactactgcccctctctctcccctcccttacTATTGCTCTTCTCctcccctcccttactactgctcctccccctcccctcccttactactgcccctctctctcccctcccttacTATTGCTCTTCTCCTCCCCTACCTTACTACTGctcccttactactgctcttctccttcccctcccttactactgctcctccccctcccctcccttactactgctcttctccttcccctcccatttacatttacggtatttagcagacgcgcTTATCCAGAGCGAcgtacaacagtgcttcaaagttacttaagatatccaaagctagtttgtagactaggatcaagagatacatagaacttaatcatgtttagaaccctaggaacctttttttttttagtttaggaactctaaACCTCACTTACTACTGCCCTCCCCCTCCCCTCCGTTACTACTGCTCCTCCCCCTCCCCTCCCTTACTACCGctcccttactactgctcttctccttcccctcccttactactgttcttctccttcccctcccttactactgctcttctccttcccctcccttactactgctcttctccttcccctcccttactgctcctctcctccccctcccttactactgctcttctccatcccctcccttactactgccCCTCTCCTTCCCCTGCCTTACTGCTGCtcttctccttcccctcccttactactgctcttctccttcccctcccttactgctcctctcctccccctcccttactactgctcttctccatcccctcccttactactgctcttctccttcctctcccttactactgctcctctcctcccctcccttactactgctcttctccttcccctcccttactactgctcctCCCCTCCCTTACTACTACTCCTCtcctcccttactactgctcttctccttcccctcccttactactgctcctctcctcccttactactgctcttctcctccccctcccttactactgctcttctccttcccctcccttactactgctcttctccttcccctcccttactactgctcctctcctccccctcccttactactgctcctctcctcccctcccttactactgctcttctccttcccctcccttactactgctcctctcctcccttactactgctcttctcctccccctcccttactactgctcttctccttcccctcccttactactgctcttctccttcccctcccttactactgctcctctcctccccctcccttactactgctcctctcctcccctcccttactactgctcttctccttcccctcccttactactgctcctcccctcccttactactgctcctctcctcccatactactgctcttctccttcccctcccttactactgctcttctccttcccctcccttactactgctcctCTCCTCCCCTCCCTTACTAATGTTACTTTCGTACCCCTCTCTTACAACTGCCCTTCTCCTACCTTTACCTTGCTATTGCTCCTCTTCTACCCCTCCCTAACTACTGCTTCTCTCCTCCCCCACTCTTACTATTGCTCCTCTCCTTTTCCTCCCTTACAACTGCtcttctccttcccctcccttactactgctcttctccttcccctcccttactactgctcttctcctccccatcccttactactgctcctctcctccccctcccttactactgctcctCCCCCTCCCCTCCCTTACTATTGCTCTTCTCCGtcccctcccttactactgcccctctccttcccctcccttattactgctcttctccttcccctcccatttacatttacggtatttagcagacgcgcttatccagagcgacttacaacagtgcttcaaagttacttaagatatccaaagctagtttgtagactaggatcaagagatacatagaacttaatcatgtttagaaccctaggaacctttttttttttagtttaggaactctaaACCTCACTTACTGCTGccctccccctcccctcccttactactgctcctccccctcccctcccttactaccgctcccttactactgctcttctccttcccctcccttactactgctcttctccttcccctcccttactactgctcttctccttcccctcccttactactgctcttctccttcccctcccttactactgctcttctccttcccctcccttactGCTCCTCTCCTCCCCCTCCCTTACTATTGCtcttctccttcccctcccttactactgccCCTCTCCTTCCCCTGCCTTACTGCTGCtcttctccttcccctcccttactactgctcttctccttcccctcccttactactgctcttctccttcccctcccttactactgctcttctccttcccctcccttactactgctcttctccttcccctcccttactgctcttctccttcccctcccttactactgctcttctccttcccctcccttactactgctcttctccttcccctcccttactactgctcttctccttcccctcccttactactgctcttctccttcccctcccttactactgctcttctccttcccctcccttactactgctcctCTCCTCCCCCTCCCTTACTAATGTTACTTTCGTACCCCTCTCTTACAACTGCCCTTCTCCTACCTTTACCTTGCTATTGCTCCTCTTCTACCCCTCCCTAACTACTGCTTCTCTCCTCCCCCACTCTTACTATTGCtcttctccttcccctcccttactactgctcttctccttcccctcccttactactgctcctcccctcccttactactgctcctctcctcccctcccttactactgctcttTTCCTTCCActcccttactactgctcctCCCCTtccctcccttactactgctcttctccttcccctcccttactactgctcctCTCCTCCCCCTCCCTTACTAATGTTACTTTCGTACCCCTCTCTTACAACTGCCCTTCTCCTACCTTTCCCTTGCTATTGCTCCTCTTCTACCCCTCCCTAACTACTGCTCTTCTCCTCCCCCTCCCTTACTATTGCtcttctccttcccctcccttactactgctcttctccttcccctcccttactactgctcctctcctccctctcccttactactgctcctCACCTCCCCTACCTTACTACTGCtcttctccttcccctcccttactactgctcctctcctccccctcccttactactgctcctctcctccccctcccttactactgctcctTTACTACTGCTCCTCCCCTTACTACTGCTCCTCCCCTCCCCCCCTTACTACTGCTCCTCCCCTGCCCCCCTTACTACTGCtcttctccttcccctcccttactAATGTTACTTTCGTACCCCTCTCTTATAACTGCCCTTCTCCTCCCCCTCCCTTACTATTGCtcttctccttcccctcccttactactgctcttctccttcccctcccttactactgctcttctccttcccctcccttactactgctcctcacctcccctcccttactactgctcttctccttccccttccttactactgctcctctcctccccctcccttactactgctcctcacctcccctcccttactactgctcttctccttccccttccttactactgctcctctcctccccctcccttactactgctcctctcctccctctcccttactactgctcctcacctcccctcccttactactgctcttctccttccccttccttactactgctcctctcctccccctcccttactactgctcctTTACTACTGCTCCTCCCCTCCCCACCTTACTACTGCTCTTCCCCTCCCCCCTTACTACTGCtcttctccttcccctcccttactactgctcctCTCCTCCCCCTCCCTTACTAATGTTACTTTCGTACCCTCTCTTACAACTGCCCTTCTCCTACCTTTCCCTTGCTATTGCTCCTCTTCTACCCCTCCCTAACTACTGCTTCTCTCCTCCCCCACTCTTACTACTGCTCCTCTCctcccctcccttactactgctcttctctttcccctcccttactactgctccttcccctcccttagtactgctcctctcctacccctcccttactactgcaCCTCTCCTACCCCACTCTCCTACCCCTCTTCTACCCCTCTCTTACTACTGCTCCTCTCCTCCCCCTCCCTTTCTACCGCCCCTCTTCTACCCCTCTCTTGCTACTGCTCCTCTCCTCTCCCTCCCTTACTACTGCACCTCTCCTACACCACTCTCCTACTATTGGTCCTCTCCTCCCCCTCTCTTACTAGAGGTTCTCTTACTACTGTTTCTCTTCAACCCCTTTCTTTTCTACTGCACAGCCCTAAAAGACTTCCTGGGTAGGATACTCTGGTGTTTTCACTGCTGGAAGATGCTTTGAGGAGGTTCTTTCATGTTCTCTAGTATTTTGACAGGTGGCAAGATGGTGCCACAAAATCTGGGTCACAGAGgagagagtagaaaaaggggCAACTTTTTCTGGGTCCTGTACGCAGCTACAAtctattctctttcttttttacaggTTCTTCCCCTGAGCAACTCTCTTACTCCTATGCCGGTTGATTCTGCTGGCCAGGATGAAAGTCATCCTTTAAGAAACACAGGTAAGTACATTTTCTTTCCTTATCCTGATGACTTTCATGGGGCCCATGAaaatcttgtttgtttgtttttttcgctCACGTTCCTTGCGTACTGGCATGGATAGCGGCCcagtgacattgagagtgtacagagtactgttatttgtgacccttattgtaaagtgtcacCATATATGTTGTACTACACAGTTTATTGTGGCACAttaatactgttattttaaaaaccCATATTGGGATAATGGCAGTATTTTGTCCTGAAATCAGTTTATTTACTGTGGCGTTTTAAGGgaatttttgtataattgttacaaaaaataagaggccaattaaaaatgatgagtttctttgattttaccaaattgaaaatctctggattaaaatcaacaggaagatggatgactacaagccctcaaaccaagatgaactgcttgtatttttgtaccaggagtggcataaagttatctaaaagcagtgtgtaagactggtggaggagaacatgccaagctacATGAATACGGtgaataaaaccagggttattccaccaaatattgatttctgaactcttaatactttagaaatatgaacttgttttctttgcattattcgagttCTGAAAGCTCTTATTGTCtgcaaaaaaaattctaaattaaaatatttttatttagaatttgggagaaatgttgtctgtagtttgtagaataaaacaacaatgttcattcttCTCaattataaacctataaatagcaaaatcagagaaactgattcagaaactgaagtggtctcttaattttttctagagctgtgtatATAATATGAAAACTAATATTAGTGCTACATGTAAAttgcaaacaaacaataaaaaaaatgtgttgctaaGTTCCTGttgtttacagatttttttgtttctactgagtatttgaaaatgttaaacttacataaattaaaatgtataaatatataattagataTTTTGTTCTAGTAATACATTCttgtaattaatatattttttcagtgttttcagtgttGTATTATGATACAAttttgggccatatcacccacctctagttATGAGTATGTTATTATAAGCAGACAAAAACTACTCTAACCAGCAATTTAAAAGTATtcagttaattatttaaattttatatttatggaGATCAAATGGAATCAGATTAAATCAATAATAATTGTCAAGTATTTAAGCAGCTCCAGTAGCTGTTATCGGACTAATACAATTAACTATTTTCACGTCTGGCATTAGCTACCGTGCCAGCAGATTTATGTATATCTACTCACTATTCTGCATAGAACTACTCTTCAGGGACTAGACACTGAATTATCAGGGAAATAAATGATAGCTTGTGTCTGTTATTAAGTCTTTATATTTGTAAACAGCAGATAAAATGGTCAGATTGAGATGCTGGCTGGTTTGTAAGGTTTTTACCCCTCTTTAAATAGTTGTGTTCTATAAGCACTCtacaaaatatttacagaaacCATGTGACTGCCAtaattaactattaactattaatattatttcaCTGTGACATTGTGCTGTACTTACCCATATTGAGTGGACTCTTTCTGATTTTCTCAATCAGTCGTTTTACTTGATCAGgattgtgttttctgttgttaaaGATGTGGTATCTGTTGTTAAATCGCTGTATTACTCTCTTCAGTTCTTCTGTCTTTTCTATGAACTCTTCTATAGTGATGCCATCAAACTCCAGCTCATCTCCTCTGGTGAAGAGGATCCAGGTGTTCTGAAGGAGCCAGTCTGGTACCATTCTCTCAACCAGCTCAACAGTTTTCTTCTCTTCTGGAGTGAATCTTTCTGCCTTTATCACCAGCAGGGAGACTGATGGGTTTAACTGAAGAAGAGACTTACATTTCtctattatttctttattgtttttttctggattAAAGAATCCTGGAGTGTCGTACACATCCAGAGTCACTCCATCAAAAATCACTCTCTCCATCTGAACCTCTTGAGTTGTAGAGTTAGAACTTCTTTTAGATACAAAAGCTTTCTTCCCCAGTATGGTGTTTCCTGTGGCGCTTTTTCCATCTCCTGTTTTACCAAGAAGGATCACATTAAAATGTAATGGAATATTAGAAGATTCCTCATCAAATAATCTCCAGGCCATTTTGAGGGAGCattctttaaaaagaaacaatACAAATTACACAAGACATTATAAATcaaataatattttcatttggatattacaaaatacacaaagtacctgtcaaaagttgggacacacATCTTCTCAgtcaatgtgttttttcttttttatgattttttttttataaaagactatattaaagctatacagaattattacagaattacagaagtaaacaaaaagtgtttatcaaaccagaatatgttttatactttggaTTAACTCATCTCAGTTGGATTTacgtcaggagattgtggagttAAACACTTTAtctgtttaatacataattccacatgtgtcccttaattgttttcatgtctttaatattaatctacaatgtagggaataaattaaataaagaaacaataaagaaaaccAGTGAATGGTACTGTAGATAACTTACTGATAGTCAGAGGTGCACTTTGCATTAATTTTATCAGTCTTCTGACTTGATCAGGGTTGTGTATCTTGTTGTTGAAGACATGGAACCTCTTCTTGAATCTCTGTACAACCCTCTTCAGCTCCACTGTGTCTTCAATTAATTGTTCTATAGAGAAACCCTCACTCTCCAGCTCATCTCCTCTGGTGAAGAGGATCCAGGTGTTCTGAAGGAGATAATCTCCTAAAAGTGCCTCCACATCTTGAACAGCTCTCAAGTCTTCTTGGGTTGGTCTTTCTGCTTTCAGCACCAGCAGAAATACTGTGGGAACTGAGTCTACTAACACTAACAACGACTGGTACTCCCTAATAACGTCCTCCTGACAGGTTGCTGTGTTGTAGAGTCCAGGTGTGTCATAAACTTCAATGGTTAAACCATCTATGTTCACATTTctcctttctgttttctgtgaaatGGATTCAGAACTTCTCTTTGAAATAAAACTCTGATGACCCAAGATTGTGTTTCCTGCAGCACTTTTTCCAACTCCTGACTTTCCCAGCAGGATAACATTACAAGTAGGTGATTTGTTCATTCCAGTCCAGGCCATTTTCATCAGTCCACCTTGATGAAAAGAAtaaatcaattattaataacaatgtttataataataactgtataacGTGCATAGTAACAATGTTTATTAGAAACAGCAAatattaaaaatagtaataaaatattatcacatTAATTGTATAATTAAATGGTAAACAGTCGAAGGGCAGTCAAATTACTGTCATCAGTTAACTTCAACACTTACTCATAATCATTGGTGAAGTTTCTATTTTGTCCAGTAATTCTTTGACTTGTCCACATTTTTGGAGCCTGTTGTTGAAGACATGGTACCTGCTGGAAAATCTCTGTACTACTTGTGTGAGGTGATTGGTTCCTTTAATGAATTTTTCTACTGACTGTCCATCTCTCTCGAGATTGTCTCCTCTGGTGAAGAGGATCCAGGTGTTCTGTAGATACCTTGCTCCTAAAATCTTCTGAGCTTCTTCGACAGCACTTCTGTCCTCAGGAGTGAATCTGCTGACCGGAATCACCAGCAGGAACACCGTCGGAACAGGGCCGTCTAACGGAAGCAGAGACCGGCATTTCTTCATCACTTCCTCGTTGCTCATTTCTGTGTTGAAGAATCCCGGTGTGTCGTACACATCAATGCTGACCCCATCATTAACCACGTTCTCCATCTGTGCATTTAGAGTTGTGGATGTGGAGCTTCTCTTGGAGATGAAAGCCTCTCGTCCGAGGATAGTGTTTCCTGTTGCACTTTTCCCAACTCCTGATTTCCCAAGTAGGattaaataaaaatgctgtaGTAGTGTCTCTGGTTTAATTGCCATCACTGAGTGCTTTTAACAGTTCATCAGAGTTGAGATCTCACTGAGCTTCTGTT
Proteins encoded in this window:
- the LOC111190334 gene encoding GTPase IMAP family member 8-like — its product is MAIKPETLLQHFYLILLGKSGVGKSATGNTILGREAFISKRSSTSTTLNAQMENVVNDGVSIDVYDTPGFFNTEMSNEEVMKKCRSLLPLDGPVPTVFLLVIPVSRFTPEDRSAVEEAQKILGARYLQNTWILFTRGDNLERDGQSVEKFIKGTNHLTQVVQRFSSRYHVFNNRLQKCGQVKELLDKIETSPMIMSGLMKMAWTGMNKSPTCNVILLGKSGVGKSAAGNTILGHQSFISKRSSESISQKTERRNVNIDGLTIEVYDTPGLYNTATCQEDVIREYQSLLVLVDSVPTVFLLVLKAERPTQEDLRAVQDVEALLGDYLLQNTWILFTRGDELESEGFSIEQLIEDTVELKRVVQRFKKRFHVFNNKIHNPDQVRRLIKLMQSAPLTIKCSLKMAWRLFDEESSNIPLHFNVILLGKTGDGKSATGNTILGKKAFVSKRSSNSTTQEVQMERVIFDGVTLDVYDTPGFFNPEKNNKEIIEKCKSLLQLNPSVSLLVIKAERFTPEEKKTVELVERMVPDWLLQNTWILFTRGDELEFDGITIEEFIEKTEELKRVIQRFNNRYHIFNNRKHNPDQVKRLIEKIRKSPLNMGKYSTMSQMTFILASRINRHRTSASLLRGVRDHPEKDPRRIVLLGKTGGGKSAAGNTILGETRFISEFSLSSVTAQCEKGEAVVAGRRVCVVDTPALFDTERSPEDLAVEIGRSVFLSSPGPHAFLYVYPINIKFTQQEQEVVGKLEQMFAEEMRKYTIILFTHGDQLEGESVDNVIRHNTSLRRLIEQCGGYHVFNNKDLENRQQVTDLLEKIDRMVARNGGSYYSNEMFEKAERCRMEEEQRVRREKDARQQREIEQRQEEIERVKKETEERIREEMERMEQRELRQDRIRRQKTERGKHENDCSVI